The Streptomyces camelliae genome window below encodes:
- a CDS encoding amino acid permease, with protein sequence MSATPDPSPSPSLSSALLQQDEEQRLRELGYRPVLARRMGGFGNFAISFSVISILSGCMTLYGFGLNTGGPAVMLWGWAGVGLFVLCVGLALAEVTSAYPTSGALYYMADRLGGPRWGWYTGWLNLLGLLGAIAGIDYGAALFAGAFANLQWGFTPTPGKTMLIFCAILLLHAVLNLFGVRLVSLLNSISVWWHLAGVALIVGVLAIVPDHHRSASFVFTKFVNETGWHNPVYVAAIGLLLAQYTFSGYDASAHLSEETSQASVAAAKGIVRSIWASWIAGFVLLAGLTFAIQDYDATRNTATGVPPAQILLDGLGTDGASALLLVVIIAQLFCGNAEVAAASRMVFAFSRDGALPGSHLWRKVSGRTQTPVAAVWLSAVVAGVLALPSLYSATAYNAVTAINVIGITPAYAIPVLLRLRAGDRFQPGPWQLGRWSKPIGWIAVIWVAAVTVLFCLPQASPVTVDTMNYASVALAVVLVLASVWWYVARRSYGTPTAAAYGNDRDQAELAEGII encoded by the coding sequence ATGTCCGCCACCCCCGATCCATCGCCCTCGCCATCACTCTCGTCCGCCCTGCTCCAGCAGGACGAGGAGCAGCGGCTGCGTGAACTCGGCTACCGGCCGGTGCTGGCCCGCCGTATGGGCGGCTTCGGCAACTTCGCGATCAGCTTCTCGGTGATCTCGATCCTGTCCGGCTGCATGACGCTCTACGGCTTCGGCCTGAACACCGGCGGTCCCGCCGTGATGCTGTGGGGCTGGGCGGGCGTCGGCCTGTTCGTGCTGTGCGTCGGTCTCGCGCTCGCCGAGGTCACCAGCGCCTATCCGACCTCCGGCGCGCTGTACTACATGGCCGACCGCCTCGGCGGGCCGCGCTGGGGCTGGTACACGGGCTGGCTGAATCTGCTCGGTCTGCTCGGTGCGATCGCCGGCATCGACTACGGCGCGGCCCTGTTCGCCGGCGCGTTCGCGAACCTCCAGTGGGGCTTCACTCCGACGCCCGGCAAGACCATGCTGATCTTCTGCGCCATCCTCCTGCTGCACGCGGTGCTGAACCTGTTCGGCGTCCGCCTGGTCAGCCTGCTCAACTCGATCAGCGTGTGGTGGCATCTGGCGGGCGTCGCGCTGATCGTCGGCGTGCTCGCGATCGTCCCCGACCACCACCGGTCGGCCTCCTTCGTGTTCACGAAGTTCGTCAACGAGACCGGCTGGCACAACCCGGTCTACGTGGCGGCGATCGGCCTGCTGCTCGCGCAGTACACGTTCTCCGGCTACGACGCCTCCGCGCATCTGTCGGAGGAGACCTCGCAGGCGTCGGTGGCCGCGGCCAAGGGCATCGTGCGCTCCATCTGGGCGTCCTGGATCGCCGGCTTCGTCCTGCTCGCCGGACTGACCTTCGCCATCCAGGACTACGACGCCACCCGCAACACCGCGACCGGGGTGCCGCCCGCGCAGATCCTGCTCGACGGGCTCGGCACCGACGGCGCGAGCGCGCTGCTGCTGGTCGTGATCATCGCCCAGCTCTTCTGCGGCAACGCCGAGGTGGCCGCGGCCAGCCGGATGGTGTTCGCGTTCAGCCGGGACGGCGCGCTGCCCGGCTCGCACCTGTGGCGCAAGGTCAGCGGCCGCACCCAGACACCGGTCGCCGCCGTCTGGCTGTCCGCCGTCGTGGCCGGCGTCCTCGCCCTGCCGTCGCTGTACTCGGCGACCGCGTACAACGCCGTGACCGCCATCAACGTCATCGGGATCACGCCCGCCTACGCCATCCCGGTGCTGCTGCGGCTGCGCGCGGGCGACCGTTTCCAGCCGGGGCCGTGGCAACTGGGCCGCTGGAGCAAGCCGATCGGCTGGATCGCGGTGATCTGGGTCGCCGCTGTGACCGTGCTGTTCTGCCTGCCGCAGGCCTCGCCGGTGACCGTCGACACGATGAACTACGCCTCGGTGGCGCTCGCCGTGGTCCTGGTCCTCGCGAGTGTCTGGTGGTACGTCGCCCGCCGCTCGTACGGCACGCCGACGGCCGCCGCGTACGGCAACGACCGTGACCAGGCCGAACTCGCGGAGGGCATCATCTGA